CATGCGCCCAGCCGATTGCGTCCGGAATGGTTTCGTGATTATTTGATCAACCCCGCTGCTTTCCGGCCCGGCACGCGGATGCCGTCCTTTTGGCCGGAGGGCAAGGCGGTCAGTAAAATTTTTGGGAGCAACACCGAGCGCCAAATCGACAGTATTTGGGTGTACCTCAACGAGCTCGAGCAAACCCGCCTGCCCGAGGGTTTGGAAAAGAAAGGCGGCTTCGAGCTGAAGCCCGACAAGCAGCCCATCGTGTTTCGCACCTTCATGGAAGGCGCCGGCACGCACGCGATTGCGATCGGTTTTCCGGCTGGAGTGCATGCGGCGTTTGATTCTGAAGCCGTTGGTTGGACAACTCTGTGGCGCGGGAAATTTCTTGATGCCGAAAGCACGTGGGACGATCGCTTCACGCCGCTGGCCAAACCGCTTGGCACAGACCTCATCAAGCTCCCATCCGGCCCGGCTGTTGCGGTTTATCAAGACGGCAAACCGTGGCCCAAGGGTGAACTGCAATTCCGCGGTTACCGCCTGGCCAAGAACGGCACCCCGACGTTTCTCTATCGCCATGGCAAAATAGAAATCACCGATACGCTCACGCCACAGGGCAAAGGAATGCAGCGGCGGATGGAGTTCACCGGCGGCGAGGGCGAACTGGCTGTGAGGTTGGCGGTGGGAGAAGACTTCCAAACAAAGAAACTTGGGCAGTGGATTGTTGACAAACATTTTACCGTCATCACCCCCACTGTAAAGATGCGGACGGTTGGCAAACAAATGGAACTCCACGCGCCGGTGAAGCTGAAAGCCAACGGCAAAACGGTTTTGGAGGTGGAACTGCAATGGTGAAACTAAATTCAATTGAACGCGCCCGGCAATTCGCGGACTCGCAGGCTCGTCCCTCCAGCGCGAGGCCCCCCAATGGAGGGACGAGCCTGCGAGTCCGCGGGAGGCTTTTGTGCGCACTCATTGTTTGCACATTCTCGACAACCATCGGCTTCTCTGCCGAAAAAGATTTCTACAAACTCACGACCATCCCCTTCCCCAAGGAACTGAAGCTCGAGGTCAGCGGCATGGCGGCGTTACCGGGCGACCGCATGGCTATTGCGATCCGGAAAGGTGAGGTGTGGATTGCCGAGAAGCTTTCGACTGGCCAGCCCGTTTACAAACAATTCGCCAGCGGACTGCATGAGCCGCTCGGTCTCGCGCTGCACAAGGGCGATCTCTACACCGTGCAACGCAGCGAATTGACGCGACTGCGCGATACCGATGACGACGGGCGCGCCGACGAGTATCTCACCCACGCCAAGGGCTGGGGCGTGACGGGCAACTACCACGAGTACGCCTACGGCCCGGCCGTGGATGGCGCGGGTAATATGTGGGTGGCGCTCAATTGCTCCATCGGCAAGGGGCCGAATCCCAACAACCTCTGGCGCGGCTGGAGCCTGCGCGTGAAGCCCGATGGTTCGTGGGCGCCAATCTCTGGCGGTTTCCGGTCGCCTTCGGGCATCGGCACCAATCTCGCCGGCGATGTGTTTGCCACCGATCAACAAGGCAATTGGTTTCCCACCTGCCCGCTGATGCATGTGAAGCGCGGTGCGTTTCATGGCCACGCCGACGCCCTGCAATTCACGAAACTCCCCGGTGCGACGTTCCAAGTAAAACAGCCGTTGCCGAAAAACCTGACCGTCGCCGAGGCCGCCAAACGCATCCCGGCTTATCAACTGCCGGCCGTTTGGTTTCCGTACCGGAAGATGGGCATGAGCACGACGGATATTTTGGCCGACAGCACGAAAGGCAAGTTCGGCCCATTCGCCGGGCAGTTGTTTTGCGGCGAGTTCACGATGTCGTTTGTATCGCGCGTATTCCTGGAAAAGGTGGGCGGCGAATATCAGGGCGCCTGTTTTCGTTTTCGCGGTGGACTCGACTGCGCCGCGTTGCGCTTGCAATGGGGCGCGGAGGGCTCGATGTATATCGGCCAAAGCAATCGCGGCTGGAACTCGCTCGGCACAAAAAGTTACGGCCTCCAACGCCTGCAATGGACCGGCAAGATGCCGTTTGAGATGAAGAGCATGTCCGTCACGCGGCACGGGTTTCGCCTGAGCTTCACACAGATGATCGATGTCGGCACGGCGATCACGCCCAAGAGCTACACGCTCAAGAGCTACACGTATCCGTACCAATCCAAATACGGCGGCGAGCCGGTGGATGTGAAAAAGCACGAAGTGAAGTTTGGTGGATTGGACGCGACGGGTCTATTCGTCGACTTGGCCGTGGACGAAATGCGTGAGGGTTACGTGTACGAACTTCATGCCCACGGCGTTCGCAATCACAAAGGCCAACCGCTGCTGCATTCGGAGGCGTATTACACGCTGAACCGCGCGTTGAAGTAGCATCGTGCTGCCGGTGCCTCGCCAGCAGAAATTGCATGTGAGTAGCCCTTTGGGTCTGTCGGCGAGGCGCCGGCAGCACTTCATGATTAAGGGCGGTTTAGTAACGGGTTCTTCCGGAAATCACCGGGGATCAAGGGCTTGCGCGCGGGCACTTTTTTCGCGCCGCGGTAGGGAGGCCACTGGATGCGCTGGCTTTCGTAGCGGGCAAATTCCCACGCGGGCCATTCGGGGGTGTCCTTCTGCACACCGGCGTAAATCGTTTTCATTTGGGCGGACAAACGATTGAAGCGGCCGGCCTCGGTCTTGGCGAGGTCGGTGGTCTCGGCCCGGTCGGTTTTGAGGTTGTACAATTCCATCTTTCCAAGCGGAGCGGTCTTGATGGTTTTTTGATCCTCGAGGGTAATACCGGCGCGGTGCTTGATGGGCGGGGCGTCCATGGCGGCGATGAGTTTCCAATCGCCGTCGCGCAGGGCTACTTGATGATCGCCGCGCGCGCCATAAAAATGCCAATACAACGGCTGGGTGCGCTGGACCGTTTCACCACGAAACAGGCCGCGAAAATTGGCACCATCAAGGTGCCGATCTCTGGGCGGCTTGAGGCCGGTGAAGCTGCAAAGGGTGGGCAGCAAATCCACCCCGCTGATGGGGGTGGATTCCACGGCGCCGGCTTTCACCTTGCCGGGCCAGCGCACGAGGCCGGGCACACGAATGCCGCCTTCGTACACGCTGCCCTTTTTGTCGCGCAACCCGGCGGTCTCGCCATGCGGATGAAAGCCGGTGCGCGCGGGGCCGTTGTCGCTGGTGAAAAACACGAAGGTATTGTCGCTCAACTTCTGTTGATCCAGCGCGGTCATCAGCCGGCCGAAGCTGGCGTCCAGTTGCGCGACGTTGGCCCAATAGGCGGTGTGGCTGGGATCGTCGCTGGGATAATCCTTGGCGAAATGCGGATCGCTGGCGATGGGCTCGTGCGGCTCGTGGTAGCAGACGAACAGAAAAAAGGGCTTTGATTTATCGCGCCACGCACGCAGCCAGTGAATGGCCTCATCGGTGACAATGCCGGCGGCGTAGCCTTTCAACGGGCCGACAGGGGTGCCGTTGCGGACAAAGTTCCACGGGTTGCGATGATTCGGCAGCGCGTTGTTTTGCGTGGAGAACCAGTGGTTAAAGCCGTGGTCATTGGGCTGCGGCTGGCCGGTGAGATTGAAGCGGCCGTTGAGATGCCACTTGCCGACGTGCGCGGTGTCGTAGCCGCCCTGTTGCAGAATGCTCGCGATCGTGATCTCGCTGGCCGGCACGTGCATTGGCGAGAGCATCGGAATCCAGTTGTGCACGCCCACTCGCGTCGGCGTGCGGCCGGTCATCAGGCCCGTGCGCGAGGGGGAACAGTTCGGGTGCGCCGAGTAACAATCGGTAAAGCGCATGCCCTGACGCGCGAAGCGGTCGAGATGTGGCGTCTTCACGATTTTGTTTCCGTAACAACCCAGGTCGCCATAGCCGAGATCATCAGCCAGCACGACGATAATGTTGGGCGGGCGATACTCCCCCACGGCGAGCGCACAATAGGAAGTGAGCAGGAGAATCGAAAGCAGACGTTGCATGCCGCAAAGCTAAGCGATTGACGGCTGTTGACAATCCCGAATCGCCTTCGCGACGCGTTTGCGGCACAGTCCCGCGCCGTGAAACAAAAGATCATCCAGCGGTTGCGCGTGCTCGGTACCATTGAGGGCATTTCATTCCTCGTGCTCATGGGCATCGCCATGCCGCTCAAGTATGGTTTCGGCCACGCGCACGCCATCTTTTGGCCGGGCTTGATTCACGGCGTTTTGTTTCTCCTTTACTGCGCAGCACTGGCTCATGCCAAAATGATGCTCAGTAAGCCGCTGGGTTGGGCGGTGAAATTATTCATCGCCGCTTTGCTCCCCTTCGGGCCGTTTGTAATGGATGGGAACTTAAAGCGCGAAATGGACGATGAGGCGTCCGGCGAATAACGTGGGCGCTGGCGACTCTTCACATCGCAGCCGGGATTTTTGGGGTGTGCGAACGCCCTTTGCACCGAGCCGTTGCCCGTTTTTTTACGGATGGATCATCATGTTCGCGGCAACACTTGGTGCCATTTTCAGTATCCCGGGCCAGACGATGGGCTTCAGTGTGTTCACGGATTTGCTGATGGAAGAGCTGGGGCTGTCACGCGTGGAACTCAGCTTGGCTTATTGCATCGGCACTGTGGGGAGCGGGCTCACGCTGCCGTGGTTGGGGAATGTACTCGATCGGGTGGGCGAACGCAAAATGGCGGTGGCCTCGGTGATCGCGATTGGGTTGATTTTATTTTACCTGTCTCAAACCGGCCCGCTGAGTCGCGGGCTCGGGAAAATTTTACCGGCAAGTATCGCTTCGTTTCTCGTGATCGGGCTTGGCTTTTATATGATCCGCGCCGCCGCGCAGGGCGTGCTGTCCATGACTTGCCGCAATGCCATTGGTAAGTGGTTTGATTTTCAACGCGGGCTGGCGCTGGCCATCAGCGGTATTCTCGTTTCGTTCACTTACTCGCTTGCCCCGCGCGGATTAGATTGGCTCATTCAACGGCACGGTCACGATGGCGCCTGGATGCTGATGGGTGCGGCGACGTTGGCGGTGATGGCGCCGATCGCCTGGTTGCTCTTTCGTGACCGACCGGAAGATGACGGTTTGAAAATGGACAACGGTAAAGTTGCCGCCAAGCCTCACCACAATCCGGACATGCAAATCCACCGCGAATTCACGCGGGACGAAGCCGTGCGTGATTATTCGTTTTGGGTATTCAACTTCACGTTTTCATTTTACGGATTGTTCGCCACCGCGTTCACGTTTCACATCCTCTCGTTGGGGCAGGAATTCCAATTTGACCGCGAACGTATTTTGTCGCTGTTCGTGCCCATCGCAGCCGTCAGCGTTTCCACCAACCTCATTTTCGGCGCGATCAACACTCGACTACGCATTAAAACATTGCTGATCATTATGAATCTCGGTTGCCTCTCAGCCGTGCTGGGCATGTTGTTTCTCAACCAACCCGGCGGCGTGCCCGCGTATGTGATCGGCAATGGCATCGCCAGCGGCGGCTTTATCAGCCTCACCGGCATCGTTTTCCCACGCTTTTATGGCCGCAAACATTTGGGCGCGATCAGCGGCGTGAACATGTCCAGCATGGTCATCGGCAGCGGACTCGGACCGCTTCTGTTTGGTGCCTGCCACCATTTCACGGGCAGTTATCGGTTGATTCTTATCGCAAGTATCTTTATCCCAACGGCGCTGGCGCTGTTAAGCCTGCGCGCCGACAATCCACAACGACATTTGAACGATACCGCATGAACCGCTTTCGCGAAGGACAACGTTGGGTCAGTGAGCCCGAACCGGAACTGGGGCTGGGCACGGTGATGCAGTCGGGCGAGGGCCGCGTGCAAGTGGTGTTTCCCGCCACCGGTGAGGTGCGGGTTTATACGGTGGAAAATGCGCCGCTGCGGCGGGTGAGTTTTCGGGCGGGGGAAAGCATTGAAGATCACGAGGGCAATCAACGTGTGATCGAGGGGGTTCGCGAGGCGGACGATGTGCTCACCTATTTTGGTAATGGCTGGGAAATGGCGGAGGTGCAGCTAAACGATCTCATTAGCGTGCACGGACCGATGGAGCGGTTGCGCGGCGGACACACGGATGCGACGAGCGTGTTCGCCCTGCGACGGCGCGCGTTGGAGATGATGCATCGCTTTCGGAAAGCGCCGGAGCGCGGGTTTCTTGGCGGGCGCATTGATTTAATCCCGCATCAACTTTTCATCGCGCAGGAGGTGGGCGAGCGCCTTGCACCGCGCGTGTTGCTTTCCGATGAGGTTGGGCTGGGCAAGACGATTGAGGCGGGCTTGATTTTGCATCGGCAACTCGTCACCGGCCGCGCATCGCGCGTGCTCATTTTGGTGCCGGAATCGCTAGTGCATCAGTGGTTTGTGGAGATGCTGCGCAAGTTCAATGTGTGGGTTCACATTTTTGATGAAGCCCGCTGCGCGTCCATCGCGAAAACGCAGCCGGAGGCTAATCCATTTCTCGATGATCAAGTGATTCTTTGCAGCATCGATTTTCTGGCGGCCTATCCCGAACGCGCCGCGCAGGCAAAAGAAGCCGGTTGGGATTTGTTGGTGGTCGATGAAGCGCATCACCTCGAATGGAGCGAAGAAAATGCGAGCAACGAATATCAACTCGTCGAAGCCATCGGCCAACAAGCCGAAGGCCTGCTGCTGCTCACGGCCACGCCGGAACAGCTGGGGCAGGAAAGTCATTTCGCGCGGCTGCGTTTGCTGGATCCCGATCGCTATTCGGATTTCGCCGCGTACCAAGCCGAGGCGGAACACTTCACCGACATCGCCCCCATCGCCAATGCGCTGCACGCGGGCGAGCCGTTGACGGATGCCCAAAAGCAATCGCTCGATGCAATGCCGGACTTGGATTCAACGATGGATGCGGATGCATTGTTAACAGCACTGCTCGACCGGCACGGGCCGGGCCGCGTGATTTTCCGCAATGCACGCGCGGCGATGAGCGGCTTTCCCGGCCGCGTGGCGCATCTCGCGCCGTTGGTGCCCGACCGTGATGCGGTGGATTGGATGGCACACGCGGCGCGTGAATTCGCCAGCGACACGGACGCCGGCGAGCCCATCGAAAAATACAATCTCAATTACGATCCGCGCATCGCGTGGCTCGGGCGGTTGCTTCACGAATTGGGCGAAGACAAAGTGCTGCTCATTTGCCGCTCTCGCGAAAAGGCGCTCGCCATCGAAAAAGCCGTGAGCCGCCAGGTGCCGGTGAAGACGGCGGTGTTTCACGAAGGCCTAAACCTGGTGCAACGCGACCGCAACGCGGCGTGGTTTGCCGAAGAAGACGGCGCGCGGCTGCTGATTTGCTCGGAGATCGGCAGCGAAGGTCGCAATTTTCAATTTGTCCATCACCTCGTGCTGTTTGATTTACCACTGAATCCGGAACTGCTCGAGCAACGCATCGGCCGGCTCGATCGCATCGGCCAAACACAGACCATCCACATCCACACGCCGTACCTTGAAGGCAGTCCGCAGGAAGTGCTCGCGCGTTGGTATCACGAGGGGCTCGAGGCGTTCGAAAGCAACCTGCACGGCGCAAATCAATTGCTGCAACAATTCGGTGACAAAGTGCTGGCGTTGGCGGCGGATTTTTCCGACTCAAAAAAACTCGATTCACTCATCACCCAAACCGCTGCCGAACATCGCACGCTCGCCGAACAACTCGAACGCGGGCGCGATCGGTTGTTGGAATTAAATTCCCATCGACCGCATTCGGCCAATGCCCTCGTCGATGCCATCCGCGCAACCGACACCGACGAAACACTCGAAGGATTTATGATGCGCATCTTCGATCACTTCGGCGTGCACGTTGAAGATCTCGGCAACCGTACGTACTTACTCGATGGCCGCGGCGTGACGACCGACAGCTTTCCGGAGCTGCCCAAGGAAGGCCTCGTGGGCACCTTCGCCCGCAGCCACGCACTGGGGCGGGAAGATGTGAGTTTGCTTTCCAGCGATCACCCGATGGTTTCTGGCGCGGTGGATTTGCTGCTCAGCAGCGAGCAGGGCAACTGCAGCTTTGGCGTGTGGATCGATGAGGAGGACAAAACTCTCCTGCTCGAAACCATCTTCGTTCTCGAAGTGCTCGCGCCCGCGCGGCTGCACGCCGATCGTTTCCTGCCGCCCACGCCCGTTCGAATTTTGGTGAACCACAAAAACGAATCGCTCGATCTTGAGTTGCCCGTGCTGGCAAAAGGCACGCCGTACAAGCTGTTGGATCACCCCACCCTTGGCCGCAAAACCATCCCCGCGATGATTGATGCCGCAGAGAAATTCGCCGAAGCTGAAGCCCAAACCATCACCGCCGTGGCCACCGCCGCGATGACTCAGCAGTTGCAATCCGAGCTCGACCGCCTCACCCACCTACGCGCAGTGAACGACCATGTGCGCCCCGAGGAAATTGCCCTCACCCGTATCCAACTCGCCGAGCTCACCACCGCGCTCTCCCAATCCCGCGTGCGCCTCGATGCCGTTCGGCTAATTTGGAAAGGCGACCCCAAGGCCATTCGGGGCTAATCGCTAAAAAACCTTGGCGTCTTGGCGTCTTCGCGGTTCAATCCCACCAACCATGTTGCTCCACCAAAAACTCATTCATCCGGACATCAACGGCATCATCGGCGCGGCCGGTCATCACTCCAAGATTCTCATTGCCGACGGCAATTACCCGGCCTCCTCCACGTTAGGGCCGAATGCCGAACTTGTTTCGCTCAACCTCATGCCCGGCGTGGTGACCTGCGCCCAGGTAATGGAAGCCCTGCTCAGTGCCGTACCGATCGAGGCGGCCAATACGATGGGCATTCCCGAGGACGATCCCTACGCGAAGTTCGGACCGCCACCGGTCTGGGCCGAGTACGAGCAACTCATCGACGAAGCCGGTTTGGACATGAAATTTGAGCCGATCCCGAAATGGGATTTTTATGAAGCCGTGCGCGGCCCTGATCTGGTGCTCACCATCCAAACCGCCGATCAGGCGCTGTGGGCCAACCTCCTCCTCACCGTCGGCGTGCGCACGCCCGATCAGTAAACGATCATGAAACGACTTCTCCTTGGCCTCGCGGCTATATGGGCCGTGGCATTGCCCGCGGCCGAGCGCCCCAACATTTTGCTCCTCACGGTCGACGACATGAGCTGTGATTCGGTCGGCGTGTACGGCTGCAAATTGCCCGGCACCACGCCGCACATGGACCGGCTCGCCACGCAGTCGCTGCGCTTTGCCCACGCGCACACCACCGTGGGCAACTGCATGCCCTGCCGCAACGTAATGTTTTCCGGCCTGCACTCGCACAACAACAAGATCGAGGGTTTTTATCAGGTGAAAAATCCCGGCTGGCCGCACCTCGTGGATCTCATGAAAGCCGGCGGCTACTTCACCGGCATCCGCGGCAAGGTGAGCCATTCGTCGCCTTACCAACCCTACGCGTGGGACGCCAATCTCGATACGCTGCCCGACGGCACCAAGGCGCATCTCAAAGATGTGAAATCCTACGGCACTGCCACGGCCGTCGGCATCGCGCAGGCCAAGGCGGCGAAGAAGCCGTTTTGTCTGGTGGTCAACATTTCCGATCCGCACAAGCCGTTCTGGAAAGGCCCGAATGACCCTCATCAACCTTCTCGCATTTACACGGCCGACGAGGTGCCGATTCCCGGTTTCCTGTTTGATGACCCGCAGGTGCGCGAGGAACTGGCGCTGTATTACACCAGCGTGCGCCGGGCCGACGATGCCGTGGGGGCGGTACTCCGGGCGCTCGAGGCCAGCGGCGAGGCGGACAATACCGTGGTGATGTTCATGTCCGACCACGGCATGCCGCTGCCCTTTGCCAAGACGCAGCTGTACCATCACAGCACGCGCACACCGTGGATGGTGCGCTGGCCCGGCGTCACTCAACCCGGCAGCGTGGACAAGCAGCACATGATTTCGGTGGTCGATTTCCTGCCCACCGTGCTGGACATCACCGGCATCCAACACCCCAAGCGTCTTGATGGCCGTTCCTATCTGCCGCTGCTCAAGGGGGATCCACAGGACGGCCGCGACTATATCATCAAGGAGTACAACGAAAATTCCGGCCGCTCGCGCGATCCCATGCGCGCCATTCAAACCAAGCGTTACCTGTACCTCTTCAACCCGTGGTCCAACGGAGAACGTGTATTTGCCACCGCCACCACCGGCACGGCCACCTTTCGCCGGTTGGCGGCCTTGGCCAAGACGGACAACAAACTCGCCGCCCGCCTGGATCTTTACAAACATCGCGTGCCCGAGGAACTGTACGACGTCATCAAGGATCCCGATTGCCTGCATAACCTGATCGATTCCCCGCGGCATCAGGCTG
This Limisphaerales bacterium DNA region includes the following protein-coding sequences:
- a CDS encoding sulfatase, which encodes MKRLLLGLAAIWAVALPAAERPNILLLTVDDMSCDSVGVYGCKLPGTTPHMDRLATQSLRFAHAHTTVGNCMPCRNVMFSGLHSHNNKIEGFYQVKNPGWPHLVDLMKAGGYFTGIRGKVSHSSPYQPYAWDANLDTLPDGTKAHLKDVKSYGTATAVGIAQAKAAKKPFCLVVNISDPHKPFWKGPNDPHQPSRIYTADEVPIPGFLFDDPQVREELALYYTSVRRADDAVGAVLRALEASGEADNTVVMFMSDHGMPLPFAKTQLYHHSTRTPWMVRWPGVTQPGSVDKQHMISVVDFLPTVLDITGIQHPKRLDGRSYLPLLKGDPQDGRDYIIKEYNENSGRSRDPMRAIQTKRYLYLFNPWSNGERVFATATTGTATFRRLAALAKTDNKLAARLDLYKHRVPEELYDVIKDPDCLHNLIDSPRHQAELKQLCATLEAALVKSNDPMLEAFRKRQDRQFVEAYVQQLEKEAGERRRNKPPRNKPNKNKPKKRTP
- the rapA gene encoding RNA polymerase-associated protein RapA — encoded protein: MNRFREGQRWVSEPEPELGLGTVMQSGEGRVQVVFPATGEVRVYTVENAPLRRVSFRAGESIEDHEGNQRVIEGVREADDVLTYFGNGWEMAEVQLNDLISVHGPMERLRGGHTDATSVFALRRRALEMMHRFRKAPERGFLGGRIDLIPHQLFIAQEVGERLAPRVLLSDEVGLGKTIEAGLILHRQLVTGRASRVLILVPESLVHQWFVEMLRKFNVWVHIFDEARCASIAKTQPEANPFLDDQVILCSIDFLAAYPERAAQAKEAGWDLLVVDEAHHLEWSEENASNEYQLVEAIGQQAEGLLLLTATPEQLGQESHFARLRLLDPDRYSDFAAYQAEAEHFTDIAPIANALHAGEPLTDAQKQSLDAMPDLDSTMDADALLTALLDRHGPGRVIFRNARAAMSGFPGRVAHLAPLVPDRDAVDWMAHAAREFASDTDAGEPIEKYNLNYDPRIAWLGRLLHELGEDKVLLICRSREKALAIEKAVSRQVPVKTAVFHEGLNLVQRDRNAAWFAEEDGARLLICSEIGSEGRNFQFVHHLVLFDLPLNPELLEQRIGRLDRIGQTQTIHIHTPYLEGSPQEVLARWYHEGLEAFESNLHGANQLLQQFGDKVLALAADFSDSKKLDSLITQTAAEHRTLAEQLERGRDRLLELNSHRPHSANALVDAIRATDTDETLEGFMMRIFDHFGVHVEDLGNRTYLLDGRGVTTDSFPELPKEGLVGTFARSHALGREDVSLLSSDHPMVSGAVDLLLSSEQGNCSFGVWIDEEDKTLLLETIFVLEVLAPARLHADRFLPPTPVRILVNHKNESLDLELPVLAKGTPYKLLDHPTLGRKTIPAMIDAAEKFAEAEAQTITAVATAAMTQQLQSELDRLTHLRAVNDHVRPEEIALTRIQLAELTTALSQSRVRLDAVRLIWKGDPKAIRG
- a CDS encoding transporter gives rise to the protein MLHQKLIHPDINGIIGAAGHHSKILIADGNYPASSTLGPNAELVSLNLMPGVVTCAQVMEALLSAVPIEAANTMGIPEDDPYAKFGPPPVWAEYEQLIDEAGLDMKFEPIPKWDFYEAVRGPDLVLTIQTADQALWANLLLTVGVRTPDQ
- a CDS encoding DUF3817 domain-containing protein, with protein sequence MKQKIIQRLRVLGTIEGISFLVLMGIAMPLKYGFGHAHAIFWPGLIHGVLFLLYCAALAHAKMMLSKPLGWAVKLFIAALLPFGPFVMDGNLKREMDDEASGE
- a CDS encoding sulfatase-like hydrolase/transferase, coding for MQRLLSILLLTSYCALAVGEYRPPNIIVVLADDLGYGDLGCYGNKIVKTPHLDRFARQGMRFTDCYSAHPNCSPSRTGLMTGRTPTRVGVHNWIPMLSPMHVPASEITIASILQQGGYDTAHVGKWHLNGRFNLTGQPQPNDHGFNHWFSTQNNALPNHRNPWNFVRNGTPVGPLKGYAAGIVTDEAIHWLRAWRDKSKPFFLFVCYHEPHEPIASDPHFAKDYPSDDPSHTAYWANVAQLDASFGRLMTALDQQKLSDNTFVFFTSDNGPARTGFHPHGETAGLRDKKGSVYEGGIRVPGLVRWPGKVKAGAVESTPISGVDLLPTLCSFTGLKPPRDRHLDGANFRGLFRGETVQRTQPLYWHFYGARGDHQVALRDGDWKLIAAMDAPPIKHRAGITLEDQKTIKTAPLGKMELYNLKTDRAETTDLAKTEAGRFNRLSAQMKTIYAGVQKDTPEWPAWEFARYESQRIQWPPYRGAKKVPARKPLIPGDFRKNPLLNRP
- a CDS encoding MFS transporter encodes the protein MFAATLGAIFSIPGQTMGFSVFTDLLMEELGLSRVELSLAYCIGTVGSGLTLPWLGNVLDRVGERKMAVASVIAIGLILFYLSQTGPLSRGLGKILPASIASFLVIGLGFYMIRAAAQGVLSMTCRNAIGKWFDFQRGLALAISGILVSFTYSLAPRGLDWLIQRHGHDGAWMLMGAATLAVMAPIAWLLFRDRPEDDGLKMDNGKVAAKPHHNPDMQIHREFTRDEAVRDYSFWVFNFTFSFYGLFATAFTFHILSLGQEFQFDRERILSLFVPIAAVSVSTNLIFGAINTRLRIKTLLIIMNLGCLSAVLGMLFLNQPGGVPAYVIGNGIASGGFISLTGIVFPRFYGRKHLGAISGVNMSSMVIGSGLGPLLFGACHHFTGSYRLILIASIFIPTALALLSLRADNPQRHLNDTA